A window of the Henckelia pumila isolate YLH828 chromosome 3, ASM3356847v2, whole genome shotgun sequence genome harbors these coding sequences:
- the LOC140886718 gene encoding peptidyl-prolyl cis-trans isomerase CYP40-like: protein MVNPRCYMDISIGGDMEGRIVAELYKDVVPKTAENFRALCTGEKGFSPNTALPLHYKGAHFNRVIRGLMVQGGDICSGNGVDGESIYGLKFEDENFELKHSRKGMLSMANSGPNSNGSQFFIVTTQATHLDGKHVVFGKVIKGLGLVRSIEYVATTDDYHPTVDVIIADCGEIPVGVDDGTINFFKDGDVYPDWPVDLDAKPNDISWLITAVDSIKALGNDWYKKEDYKMAIRKYRKALKYLDLCWEMEDINEVQSESLRKTKSQILTNSSVCKLKLGNLKGALLDADFAIRDGKDNAKAFYRQGQVYMALNNIDAAVESFKEAFKLEPNDSGIKKELSIAKKKIANRLEQERKAFSRMFQ from the exons ATGGTTAATCCCAGGTGTTATATGGATATCAGTATTGGAGGAGATATGGAGGGCCGAATAGTTGCCGAGTTGTATAAAGATGTAGTGCCTAAAACTGCCGAGAACTTTAGAGCTCTCTGCACTGGGGAGAAGGGTTTTAGCCCTAACACTGCTCTTCCTCTACATTACAAG GGTGCACACTTCAATCGTGTTATCAGAGGTTTAATGGTTCAAGGGGGTGATATATGTTCTGGAAATGGAGTGGATGGGGAATCCATTTATGGGTTGAAATTTGAAGATGAAAATTTTGAGCTCAAACACTCTAGGAAAGGGATGTTGTCAATGGCTAATTCGGGGCCAAATAGCAATGGATCTCAATTTTTCATCGTTACAACTCAAGCCACTCATCTTGATGGGAAGCATGTTGTATTTGGAAAGGTGATCAAAGGATTAGGATTGGTTCGGTCTATTGAGTATGTAGCAACAACAGATGATTACCATCCCACTGTTGATGTCATAATAGCTGACTGTGGAGAAATTCCTGTGGGGGTCGATGATGGGACAATTAACTTCTTTAAAGACGGTGATGTATATCCTGATTGGCCAGTGGATCTTGATGCAAAACCGAATGACATCTCATGGTTGATAACAGCAGTAGATTCCATCAAAGCCTTAGGAAATGACTGGTACAAG AAGGAAGACTACAAGATGGCCATTAGAAAGTACCGCAAGGCTCTCAAGTATCTGGATTTATGCTGGGAGATGGAAGACATTAATGAAG TGCAGAGTGAGTCTCTGAGAAAAACGAAGTCTCAGATCCTTACAAATAGTTCT GTCTGCAAGTTGAAGTTAGGAAATCTTAAAGGTGCATTGCTGGATGCAGACTTTGCAATTCGTGATggtaaagataatgcaaaagcTTTCTATCGCCAAGGCCAG GTATATATGGCACTCAACAATATAGATGCAGCTGTGGAAAGTTTTAAGGAAGCATTCAAGTTGGAGCCGAATGATA GTGGTATAAAGAAAGAGCTTTCTATTGCAAAGAAGAAG ATTGCCAATAGACTTGAACAAGAGAGAAAGGCATTCTCGAGAATGTTTCAGTAG